TGTCACCACCACTCTGCATGGTCTGGGAGCCTTTGACGAGCTCGACGAGAAGGCACTGCACATGCTTGGTATGCACGGTTCGGCTTATGCCAACATGTCCATGCAAGAGGCCGATTTGATCATTGCCCTTGGTGGCCGCTTCGATGACCGTGTCACTGGCAGCATCCCCAAATTTGCTCCTGCCGCCaagcttgctgctgctgaaggCCGCGGAGGTATTGTCCACTTCGAGATTATGCCCAAGAACATCAACAAGGTCGTCCAAGCAACAGAGGCCATTGAGGGCGACGTTGCTTCGAACTTGAAGCTGTTGCTCCCCAAGATTGAACAACGATCCATGACCGATCGCAAGGAGTGGTTCGACCAGATCAAGGAGTGGAAGGAGAAGTGGCCTCTGTCACATTATGAGAGGGCCGAGCGTAGTGGTCTCATCAAGCCTCAGACTCTGATCGAGGAGCTGAGCAACCTGACTGCTGACCGCAAGGACATGACCTACATCACAACCGGTGTTGGCCAGCACCAAATGTGGACAGCACAACATTTCAGGTGGAGGCACCCACGGTCCATGATCACCTCTGGCGGTTTGGGTACCATGGGATATGGTCTGCCGGCAGCGATTGGCGCCAAGGTTGCTAGGCCAGATGCTTTGGTCATTGACATCGATGGCGATGCATCGTTCAACATGACTCTGACAGAGCTTTCGACGGCGGCACAGTTCAACATTGGCGTCAAGGTCATTGTCTTGAACAACGAGGAGCAGGGAATGGTGACCCAATGGCAGAACTTGTTCTACGAGGACCGCTACTCACATACACACCAGCGCAACCCAGACTTCATGAAGCTCGCCGATGCAATGGACGTTCAACATCGCCGTGTTTCGAAGCCTGACGATGTCGTTGATGCTCTGACGTGGCTGATCAACACCGACGGCCCCGCTCTGCTCGAGGTGATGACTGATAAGAAGGTTCCTGTTCTGCCCATGGTGCCCGGAGGTAACGGCCTGCACGAGTTCATCACGTTTGATGCCAGTAAGTAATATATCCAATGCACTCCTGTGGCCCATTTTGAGCCTTGGGTATGATTCTAGTTCAACTTGCTAACCAGTGCATCAACTCATATAGGCAAGGATAAGCAACGGAGAGAGCTGATGCGCGCGAGGACGAACGGCCTGCACGGTTAAGTTGATAATGGGAATTGATTATTGCACGGGATTTGCATGCTCTCACAGGGACAAATACCCTCCAGGGGTAATTCTATTTTGGACAAAAAGTTGGAACTTTTGTGATACCATGGTGTTAAGAATGTCTTATGGACAAGGGGACGATACATTTGAGCTGCGGGAATGGTTAGCGGCTTGTGTAAATATTgcatcattttttttttctcttttacttttttcttcttcttctggcTTGGTATTCGTGCGTTTAATTCGTTTCATTCTTCTACTTTATTCGAAGCACATTCCTTGCGTCATCAGTATCATTGATACAAGTGATGTTTCCAACTGAACAAATGTTACAACATTGGTCCGTTCCAGCCTTTGTTCATGAGCAGCACCGGTATTTGAACCTCGAGGTTAGAGTAGCCTGGGAAATGCAACGAGCATTCTGCCTAATACTAGCTGCCACTCGAAGGCATTTATAGTTTTGCTGAGGTTTCAATGACGCCCCTCTGAAGACAAAGTAGCACAACGGCATTGACGAGACTACTACTGGTGGTTGAGCTGACTTTTGCAccttgctgctgctctttGGAAGAGGCTTGACCATCCACTGCGGAAGAGGTGCTTGTTGCCTTGGGATTTACTTACTTGTCCGTCATCTTGGCGGACTGGGCCGAGCAACCAACCAGCATCAACCTTGGTCGCAGAAGACATTTTGAATCTTGGCAAAGTGTGCTATCTATTTTGGGCGTGGAAATGGTTCTTGAGTTTGTTAGGTGGGCCCTGGGAGGGATGCGCGGTCAACTCCTCACGACTGCATAAATCTAATGGAGATGAAGGTGTCGTTGGAGAAGTTGCAGATTATATCGGTGCATGAAGCATTTGAACAGTCCCAAATTATACCACTTTCATCGATACAATTCTGTCAGTGACTGGTTGTGAAGCGGAGCGTGCAACGTCCGTTCCACCAAATTTGACCCAGCGTTATTGCTAATGATAATCGAGGGACAAATGTGAAGCGAGCAACGAAGGTCCCCTTGCTCTGATGTCTCCCAAAATTTCCGCATCCTACCGAATGAGACCCAGAGGCCTAGCTACAATTCGTTCTCGTCTGCCCGACGTCACTCGTCCAATCCAGCCCATGTATGTACACAAGAATTAATATTACAGGCTGATTGCCAACCAAAACGAACCTCATTACGATTGGCACAGCGTCCCTCCCCGGTCCCGAAAGACCATGTTATTTCTTCTTCACGACACCACACAAGGCGATGAAcacaatgaaaaaaaagggtgggTTATCAAAAATTCCGCCAGGGTTGGCCCCGAAGGACAAACCAGAACGGTCGACGCCACGGTGTGCAATGCAGGTCTCCCGTTCTCCGGCTCCGTCTTCTTGATCACGGAACTCGGCCAACAAGGTCTGTAATGTGTTAGCAGCTACTCCGGCGTTGCAATCGGAGGTTATGGGGGTGGGAAGAGGTAACTCACAAGTATGAGGGGGAAAAGAGAAGGAGGGGGGAACGAAGTATGATTCGACCATCGACTTCAGTTGAAGATATAGACAAATTTCAACGGTTAGTCAGCTGCAAACTACAGGGTGCACGTCCCCAACCTGCCATCAGTCAGCTGTGAACTTTTGGAAGCACGGTCccctttggactttggacCTCACGTGGATGTGCTGATGACTTTACTTCTTACGGCGATGGGCTCTGAATTGAGGTCTTAGATGAACCCCGGGCCTGGATTGAGCTGAACCCCCTTCAGAGATTTTTGGCCCCAAAAAGGTTGCCCAGTTCGGTAGACTCGATGATAATCTTCTCAATGGGGTGACGTCATCTAGCACAGTAATAAGCCCCGCGGTATAGGCTACTTTCTTGTATAGTCCTCAGTCTCCAGGTCAGGCGCGATTCATAGTGGAAACTTTGCATCGTTGGTACCCAACCATAAAGCAAGCAAAAATGCAATTGACTGCAGGTAGGCGGATCTCATTCAGGGCTCCGGTGCCTTTTTGGGGTATTCGCATCCCTCGTTGGGCGCGCCGTTTTCAAACTAAGCTGATTCATGCAATGAGGCGAGCAAGCGAATCGTGGGTTTGTCCGATATGAGTGAGGTTCCATTGGGCTGCACCTGACGGGCATATTCCATCTCACCGCATAGACAATATCCATCTCAATGTGAACTATGGATATCATATTGACTAGCGTAATGTCtattaacgttgggctccacatctccgacccccctaaagtccggcccccttgaaaaatgtaacgacgaaataccccttttataaaccgatttaaatgtaaacctatcaacgcacaataatacaatcattgtcaggctctcccggttcgctaacctcttctccatcgttcaaagcttctaaacagtccctattattttcctgtgcttcataaacgttttttttgctgaccaaaagctcgttgggatccggaatcacccttttccttttgaccggccgtaccgcctccaattttgcttttaacaaactgattttttgctgagcttcagccaataagatatccttggtttcgaagcttttttggacttttgcaaacaaaagccgtgaagtggcgttacttttttcggaccgggaaatttcctgtagttgaagtcgaatatctcgggtcgttttaggggttttccaaataagtaaagactggtcgttaattttttgggttggattttccggtgttttatccctttggaagccgttatttttacctttttcgacgttggcgttgctattttctaataaaaaagggtttaaaagtggttttgccaagttcaccggccataaccccgtcgtacgccaaccagattgaatggtttttgctataaatgcttttgatctggcttttcgatagcaaagtagaaagtttcgtttcccaacaaccgttgaacagcaaaactggtttacaaatcccaggtgacgtcgataagcttcctttaacggcccaaaaaccgataaatccaacggttgaagaacgtgtgacgaatgagggggtaaatataggagttgaatattgttttgcaagcaaagaagcataaattcgtccgttatatgtgatccatggccatccagaactaataaccgcttttcaggggttaaaggttgggtattgtcacagacctgaaggacagccactgggctgtcgcttagtcatgacccctgtcacgtgaaggcgcgagggccgagcgcctcgcgcgcgtatatctacgcgaaatctctgcagtctccgatatgtagctcctcgagctacgtcttcgtcaacaaccacctgctaccccgtacctggaagactagatagccaatatactctgtcctgttacctgatcgcccgcacctacctgtccgccctgcctgcccgtgacattacgtagctccttcattaggtgcccgcgatgcctgcgtcactgcaacccccgatcttaaccgattcgaccgaggaactgatcgaacacctacaaggacaccctgaacaatgggtgtcttacatctccgattcctaccaaaagctgcaactattgcacgatagcaacgtccgcctgaactcctgcctagaaatgcaggaagccgagacccaacgcgcccgcgccgaaacggaccgtgtccgcgacaaggcgcaggccgacattctggccatggccatggaaaaggcctccgccataacctcccgggatgccgctttcgccgaattagagaaaacacggtccgaactgaaggaagttcggaccgtaacgctacccacggtacacataaccacccccgccccaactaccaacacgcctgttgaaccccttatggttactcctatgggaacgactccgccgcctgcttccgaacatcccgcctccgcccgcctttctgaacgacttccagaccccgataaatttacgggcgcccgctccgacctccgccgcttcgccacccaaatccgggggaaaatgacctcaaacaaagaccgcttccccaaccccgaatcacgcctgatttatgtagccggtcgactgtccggtaaagcgtacaacctgatcctgcccaaaatggtcggaggcacaccccaattcggagattatacggatctcctccaatacctagaggaggcattcggggaccccgaccacgtccaaaacgcacaaaacaaattatacgccctgaagcagcggaacgtagatttcgccgagtatctgtcggagttccaacgcctgtctctggaaggagaaatgccggaggatgccctcccccctcttctattccagggaatatcggaagagctccaggacatgctcctccacaaccccgccccatcccgccagtaccacgaatttacccgacacctgcaaagcttggataaccgctaccgccagcaccagcagtataaaaacagacagacacgtacccctcggaccgcagcgccccccgcgcgcgcggccccccggacccaaaccgacataccgcgggccgcccccaagccaaacgcggaatttccgtttaacgaccccatggacctaagcagccaacgccgccacaaccgcaaagaaaatatgctatgctaccgctgtggatcccaagaacattttgttgccaaatgcccagaaccggatacccgccgcacgcggctgcaccaggccggaatcgaacgatccaggtccaggtccaggtccccgcgccaaatacaaaccaaactccc
The Pyricularia oryzae 70-15 chromosome 1, whole genome shotgun sequence DNA segment above includes these coding regions:
- a CDS encoding acetolactate synthase catalytic subunit — encoded protein: MLRTVGRKALRGSSKGCSRTISTLKPATATIAKPGSRTLSTPATATATAPRTKPSASFNARRDPQPLVNPRSGEADESFIGKTGGEIFHEMMLRQNVKHIFGYPGGAILPVFDAIYNSKHIDFVLPKHEQGAGHMAEGYARASGKPGVVLVTSGPGATNVITPMADALADGTPLVVFSGQVVTSAIGSDAFQEADVIGISRSCTKWNVMVKSVDELPRRINEAFEIATSGRPGPVLVDLPKDVTASVLRRAIPTETSIPSISAAARAVQEAGRKQLEHSIKRVADLVNIAKKPVIYAGQGVILSEGGVELLKALADKASIPVTTTLHGLGAFDELDEKALHMLGMHGSAYANMSMQEADLIIALGGRFDDRVTGSIPKFAPAAKLAAAEGRGGIVHFEIMPKNINKVVQATEAIEGDVASNLKLLLPKIEQRSMTDRKEWFDQIKEWKEKWPLSHYERAERSGLIKPQTLIEELSNLTADRKDMTYITTGVGQHQMWTAQHFRWRHPRSMITSGGLGTMGYGLPAAIGAKVARPDALVIDIDGDASFNMTLTELSTAAQFNIGVKVIVLNNEEQGMVTQWQNLFYEDRYSHTHQRNPDFMKLADAMDVQHRRVSKPDDVVDALTWLINTDGPALLEVMTDKKVPVLPMVPGGNGLHEFITFDASKDKQRRELMRARTNGLHG